Proteins encoded by one window of Streptococcus sanguinis:
- a CDS encoding cob(I)yrinic acid a,c-diamide adenosyltransferase, with product MQLYTKTGDKGLTKLVGGQSVAKDAERVNAYGTIDELNSWIGYTITKLDKDDKLRDELLQLQHYLFDCGSDLSTPKGVYPYKVDQQLIDWIEERIDTYAEIPPALERFILPGGDEIASMIHVARTIARRAERHIVGAMWTTEINNNVLIFVNRLSDYFFALARVINFTKNQEDIAYERGAKVFHNITKADVERWASKRQ from the coding sequence ATGCAACTCTATACAAAAACAGGTGACAAGGGCTTGACTAAGCTAGTTGGCGGTCAAAGTGTTGCCAAGGATGCAGAACGAGTTAATGCTTACGGAACCATTGATGAGCTGAACTCTTGGATTGGTTATACCATTACCAAGCTGGACAAGGATGATAAGCTGAGAGATGAGCTGCTCCAGCTGCAGCATTATCTCTTTGACTGTGGTTCAGACCTCTCTACTCCTAAGGGAGTTTACCCTTATAAGGTCGATCAGCAGCTGATTGACTGGATTGAGGAGAGGATTGATACCTACGCAGAAATTCCACCGGCTCTGGAAAGATTTATCCTGCCAGGCGGTGACGAGATTGCTTCCATGATTCATGTGGCTCGGACCATTGCAAGACGGGCAGAGCGCCATATCGTAGGGGCTATGTGGACTACAGAAATTAACAATAATGTCCTGATTTTTGTCAATCGTCTATCAGATTATTTCTTTGCCTTGGCTCGAGTAATCAACTTTACTAAAAACCAAGAAGACATCGCCTATGAAAGAGGTGCTAAGGTCTTCCACAATATCACCAAGGCAGATGTTGAGCGTTGGGCAAGCAAACGCCAGTGA
- the cobT gene encoding nicotinate-nucleotide--dimethylbenzimidazole phosphoribosyltransferase translates to MKDLEKIIEQILPIDKDKLQEGRRYCDQLGKPPGSLGKLETIYARLHAMFSGPIDLEKKIVLVYVADNGIVAEGVSANPQETTYTVARNILAGKSGLCAISKHVGSDICLVDIGCKKDIFEENKDKVCHGTRNMLKEQAMTREQAIAAILVGYKKTEALIKDGYRLFGTGEMGIGNTTTSAAVIAAVLGLKAEDVTGYGAGLTQDMKAHKTAVIQQCLDCHAPYGDILDLTAKLGGLDMLAMAGTHLACARYQLPCVVDGLISLTGLLIAHQLTPHVLDYTFASHASTEPAYRLVSDFLGLEPMLLLDMRLGEGSGCPLAFFLLENAVYTMEHMPTFAEGSLKEEDYVDIRKNVT, encoded by the coding sequence TTGAAAGACTTAGAAAAAATTATTGAGCAGATTCTTCCGATAGACAAAGACAAGCTTCAAGAAGGCCGGCGCTACTGTGATCAGCTAGGAAAGCCGCCAGGCTCCTTAGGGAAACTCGAGACCATCTATGCTCGCTTGCATGCCATGTTTTCTGGTCCCATTGATTTAGAGAAGAAGATTGTTCTCGTCTACGTGGCAGATAATGGCATTGTGGCTGAAGGCGTTTCTGCCAATCCTCAAGAAACGACCTATACTGTTGCTCGCAATATTCTAGCAGGGAAGTCAGGCCTGTGCGCTATTTCCAAACATGTAGGTTCAGACATCTGCCTGGTAGACATTGGCTGCAAGAAGGATATCTTTGAGGAAAATAAGGACAAGGTCTGTCATGGGACGCGTAACATGCTCAAGGAGCAGGCCATGACTCGCGAGCAGGCTATAGCGGCAATTCTAGTCGGCTACAAGAAGACAGAGGCCTTGATCAAAGACGGCTATCGTCTCTTTGGAACTGGAGAAATGGGGATTGGCAACACCACCACCTCGGCTGCTGTCATTGCGGCAGTTCTCGGTCTTAAAGCAGAAGATGTCACAGGCTATGGAGCCGGTCTGACTCAGGATATGAAGGCTCATAAAACAGCTGTTATCCAGCAGTGTTTGGATTGTCACGCTCCTTATGGAGATATTCTGGATCTGACAGCTAAGCTTGGCGGGCTGGATATGCTGGCTATGGCAGGCACTCATCTTGCCTGTGCCCGCTATCAGCTGCCTTGTGTAGTGGATGGCCTTATCTCTCTAACGGGGCTTCTGATTGCCCATCAGCTGACTCCTCATGTCTTGGACTATACCTTTGCTTCCCATGCTTCGACGGAGCCTGCTTACAGACTGGTCAGTGACTTTCTAGGACTGGAGCCCATGCTTTTGCTGGACATGCGGCTAGGTGAAGGTTCAGGCTGTCCTTTGGCTTTCTTTCTGCTGGAAAATGCTGTTTATACCATGGAGCACATGCCAACCTTTGCTGAAGGCAGCTTGAAAGAAGAAGATTATGTTGATATTCGCAAAAATGTGACTTAA
- a CDS encoding GHMP family kinase ATP-binding protein, with translation MTKVMVSCPGSCGELFQGLVGEQEVLLSYGIEKSSRVRSDGASSLARQDQGEKVRRALELLPESNAFSFVQESDLPISKGYSSSTADMVSCLQAAALGQKQPLRAADLTRLCAKIEPTDSVAFEDWTVINPLTGQVVWQTDWQPELYVYILEPVEMVTTLDLVRMKDSPSYPAEESKRLLPLFQEACQEKSLEKIGHLASYSALLNNQRLPKPYLEELLNLVKKYQCLGLNVAHSGTLVGLLLSREQLENLPQLEAELARSASGAYYQTRTLSRIIFEGVQPVREETD, from the coding sequence ATGACTAAGGTAATGGTTTCCTGTCCAGGTTCCTGCGGTGAATTATTTCAAGGTTTAGTTGGAGAGCAGGAAGTCCTGCTCTCCTATGGGATTGAGAAGAGCAGTCGAGTGAGATCGGACGGAGCTTCGTCTCTCGCAAGGCAAGACCAAGGTGAAAAGGTAAGGCGAGCTTTGGAGCTCCTGCCTGAGTCCAATGCTTTCTCTTTTGTTCAGGAGTCCGACCTGCCTATCAGCAAGGGCTATTCTAGCAGCACAGCAGATATGGTTAGCTGCCTGCAGGCAGCTGCTCTGGGGCAGAAGCAGCCTCTAAGAGCAGCAGATTTAACTCGTCTCTGTGCCAAGATTGAGCCTACTGACTCGGTGGCTTTTGAGGACTGGACGGTCATTAATCCCCTGACTGGTCAAGTGGTCTGGCAGACAGACTGGCAACCGGAGCTCTATGTTTATATCTTGGAGCCTGTGGAGATGGTGACTACCCTTGACTTGGTTCGGATGAAGGACAGTCCTAGCTATCCGGCTGAGGAGTCCAAACGCTTGCTTCCTCTCTTTCAGGAGGCTTGTCAGGAGAAGAGTCTGGAAAAGATTGGCCATTTAGCGAGTTATAGTGCTTTGTTGAATAACCAACGGCTGCCCAAGCCCTATCTGGAAGAATTACTGAATTTGGTAAAAAAATACCAATGCTTAGGGCTCAATGTTGCCCATAGTGGCACATTGGTTGGTCTGCTGCTGAGCAGGGAACAGCTAGAAAACTTGCCTCAATTGGAGGCTGAACTAGCTCGCTCAGCCAGTGGGGCTTATTATCAGACTCGGACCTTGAGCAGGATTATTTTTGAAGGGGTGCAGCCGGTCAGGGAGGAGACAGACTAG
- the cobD gene encoding threonine-phosphate decarboxylase CobD: MKVEHGGNAAALAEEFGFSLEDCLDFSANINPLGISPRLRACLTESIDWLVHYPDISYSRSRELLAHHHGLEKDKVLLANGAVEVFYELARFLRPKTVLTLSPTFMEYEKAFSQVQAKVERFSLPSPSYEWNLADMMPALDSLTAGDAVLICNPNNPTGTLIRRTELEKLAEDLQERQIFLILDEAFMDFLDDEEDYSFVSRLATYPNAVVVRSLTKFYAIPGLRLGYALSCHPTCFDEIEGSRAPWSVNAMADHALPVLLEDQAYQQATKQWLRVERDFLFQGLTAFSQIRPVKPSVNYIFFEYLGRLDLRQELRQRKIFIRSCQNYHDLSERHYRIAIRSHQENEQLLACLTEVLAKEAPYD; this comes from the coding sequence ATGAAAGTAGAGCACGGTGGAAATGCGGCAGCTTTGGCTGAGGAATTTGGTTTTTCTCTAGAAGACTGTCTGGATTTCAGTGCCAATATCAACCCTTTGGGGATTTCTCCGCGGCTGAGGGCTTGTCTGACCGAGTCCATTGATTGGCTGGTTCATTATCCAGACATCAGCTACAGTCGCTCCAGAGAGCTTTTGGCACATCATCATGGACTAGAAAAGGACAAGGTCCTGTTGGCAAATGGTGCGGTAGAAGTCTTTTATGAGCTGGCCCGCTTCCTGCGTCCAAAAACTGTCCTGACTTTGAGCCCTACTTTCATGGAATATGAAAAAGCCTTTTCGCAAGTGCAGGCTAAGGTGGAGCGCTTTAGCCTCCCTTCTCCATCCTATGAGTGGAATCTAGCTGATATGATGCCGGCCTTGGATTCACTAACTGCTGGAGACGCTGTACTCATCTGCAATCCTAATAATCCGACGGGTACCTTGATTCGGCGTACTGAGCTAGAAAAGCTAGCTGAGGACCTGCAGGAGCGGCAAATCTTTTTGATACTGGATGAGGCTTTTATGGACTTTCTGGACGATGAGGAGGACTATAGCTTCGTCTCACGTCTGGCCACCTATCCAAATGCAGTAGTGGTGCGGTCTCTGACCAAGTTTTATGCTATTCCCGGTCTGAGACTGGGCTATGCTCTCAGCTGTCATCCAACTTGCTTTGATGAGATAGAGGGGAGCCGCGCTCCTTGGTCGGTCAATGCTATGGCGGATCACGCCCTGCCTGTCCTTTTGGAAGATCAGGCCTATCAGCAAGCTACCAAGCAGTGGCTTCGAGTAGAAAGAGATTTCCTTTTTCAAGGACTAACTGCATTTTCACAGATTCGGCCGGTCAAGCCTAGTGTCAATTATATCTTCTTTGAGTATCTAGGTCGGCTGGACCTGCGTCAGGAGCTTCGGCAGAGAAAGATTTTTATCCGTTCCTGTCAAAATTATCATGATCTGTCAGAACGGCATTACCGCATAGCCATCCGCAGCCATCAGGAAAATGAACAGCTTCTGGCTTGTCTGACAGAAGTCTTAGCGAAAGAGGCTCCTTATGACTAA
- a CDS encoding EutP/PduV family microcompartment system protein: MKKIMFVGPVGVGKTTLTQRLKGLELSYFKTQAIEFYDAIIDTPGEFLQHRKYYNALNVTATEADVIGLLVAASNQMQTFPQGFSSLFNKEVIGIVTKIDMADKEEQIEKARRQLKAAGAKEIFEISATENEGIDRLQAYLEAD; the protein is encoded by the coding sequence ATGAAAAAAATCATGTTTGTCGGTCCAGTCGGAGTGGGTAAGACTACTCTGACCCAGCGACTGAAAGGCTTGGAGCTAAGCTACTTTAAGACTCAGGCTATTGAGTTCTATGATGCCATCATTGACACGCCTGGAGAATTTCTCCAGCATCGTAAGTATTATAATGCTCTGAACGTGACAGCAACGGAGGCTGATGTGATTGGTCTCTTGGTGGCGGCTTCCAATCAGATGCAGACCTTTCCTCAAGGATTTTCTTCTCTCTTCAATAAAGAAGTGATTGGCATTGTCACCAAGATTGATATGGCTGATAAGGAAGAGCAGATTGAAAAAGCACGGCGACAGCTGAAAGCGGCTGGAGCTAAGGAAATTTTTGAAATATCAGCGACGGAAAACGAAGGAATTGACCGTCTCCAGGCTTATCTGGAGGCAGACTAA
- a CDS encoding phosphoserine phosphatase: MRTKGIVLLCSLALLLGACQAGNNKTTTESSSAKTETTDKDKAKTLDKGVWEDKLYARLNKLIKENGNTSSSYDKNKKPYAVFDWDNTTVINDIGEATFTYQIENLAFKMTPEEFDQAVRTNIPSDDFVEDFHNKDGEPVNIDKIAADLLSDYTAIYNSYKGMQGDKSLEEVKKTDEYQDFAAKLRYLYEAIGDTFSSDISYPWVTYLYAGMTSEEVQALSEKSIDQALQDKLTSETWESPEGLKGESGQITVTFKRGVRSVKEMQNLYKTLMANGIDVYICSASYIDVIIPYASNSKYGYNIPKENVTAMRLKKDDKGVIQPEYDTNYAQTQGEGKTETIKKLIAVNHDNQEPILIAGDSNGDYAMLKDFPKLQMGIIFNLLRDPSKGIGLLQTKAIETYGQEDALYYLQGRDENKGVLLNGRETIKLDSKEAQLSR; encoded by the coding sequence ATGCGGACAAAAGGAATTGTGCTGCTTTGTAGTTTGGCTTTGCTTCTGGGAGCTTGTCAAGCGGGGAATAATAAGACGACGACGGAGTCATCCTCGGCTAAGACGGAGACAACAGATAAGGACAAGGCTAAGACTTTGGATAAGGGCGTCTGGGAAGACAAGCTTTATGCCCGTCTGAACAAGCTCATCAAGGAAAATGGGAACACCAGCTCTAGCTACGATAAAAATAAAAAGCCTTATGCCGTCTTTGACTGGGACAATACGACAGTCATTAACGACATTGGCGAAGCAACCTTTACCTATCAAATTGAAAATCTGGCCTTTAAGATGACGCCGGAAGAATTTGACCAAGCAGTGCGGACCAATATACCAAGCGACGATTTCGTTGAGGATTTCCATAACAAAGATGGTGAACCAGTGAACATTGACAAGATTGCAGCTGACTTGCTTTCTGACTACACGGCTATTTACAATAGCTATAAGGGAATGCAAGGAGACAAGTCTCTGGAAGAAGTCAAAAAGACCGATGAATACCAAGACTTTGCTGCTAAACTCCGCTATCTTTACGAAGCGATTGGTGACACCTTCAGCTCTGACATCAGCTATCCATGGGTGACCTACCTCTATGCAGGTATGACTTCTGAAGAAGTTCAAGCCCTATCTGAAAAGTCTATTGACCAGGCTCTTCAAGACAAGCTAACTTCTGAAACTTGGGAAAGTCCAGAAGGCTTGAAAGGTGAGTCAGGCCAAATCACTGTGACCTTCAAGCGTGGTGTTCGCTCAGTCAAGGAAATGCAAAATCTCTATAAGACTCTGATGGCTAACGGCATTGATGTCTATATCTGCTCAGCGTCTTATATCGATGTGATTATCCCTTATGCTAGCAATTCTAAGTATGGCTACAATATTCCTAAAGAAAATGTTACTGCTATGCGCCTGAAAAAGGATGACAAGGGAGTAATTCAGCCAGAATATGATACCAACTATGCTCAGACTCAAGGTGAGGGCAAGACAGAGACCATCAAGAAGCTGATTGCTGTCAATCATGACAATCAAGAACCAATCCTGATTGCCGGTGACAGTAATGGCGACTATGCTATGCTCAAGGACTTCCCTAAACTGCAAATGGGTATTATCTTCAATCTTTTGAGAGATCCTAGCAAGGGAATCGGTCTTTTGCAAACTAAGGCAATTGAAACTTACGGTCAGGAAGATGCCCTTTACTACCTGCAAGGCCGCGATGAAAATAAAGGTGTACTGCTCAACGGCAGGGAAACTATCAAACTAGATAGTAAGGAAGCCCAGCTAAGCAGATAG
- the queG gene encoding tRNA epoxyqueuosine(34) reductase QueG, translated as MNIKEEIINLAKEIGISKIGFTTADDFDYLEKSLRLAVEEGRNSGFEHKNIEERIKPKLSLASAKTIISIAVAYPHKLKQQPQKTAYKRGKFTPNSWGLDYHYVLQDKLDRLAKGIEELTADFEYKGMVDTGALVDTAVAQRAGIGFIGKNGLVISKEFGSYMFLGELITNLDIEPDQPVDYGCGDCNRCVTACPTSCLIGDGSMNAKRCLSFQTQDKGVMDLEFRKKIKTVIYGCDICQICCPYNKGLDNPLATEIDPDLSHPELLPFLELSNGQFKEKFGHVAGSWRGKNILQRNAIMALANANDRSAIPKLLEIIDKGQNPIHVATAIWALCQLVREVHPEMIELVMNVKNPTPQIQEEQGRFLEKFGLKEKLMIEN; from the coding sequence ATGAACATCAAAGAAGAAATTATTAACTTAGCAAAAGAAATTGGGATTTCTAAGATTGGCTTTACGACAGCGGATGATTTCGACTATCTGGAGAAGTCGCTGCGCTTGGCTGTAGAAGAAGGGCGAAATTCAGGATTTGAACATAAAAACATCGAAGAACGGATCAAGCCCAAGCTGAGCCTGGCTTCGGCCAAGACCATCATCTCCATCGCAGTCGCCTACCCCCACAAACTCAAGCAGCAACCTCAGAAAACGGCCTACAAGCGTGGGAAATTTACCCCTAACAGCTGGGGGCTGGACTACCACTATGTCCTGCAGGACAAGCTGGACCGGCTTGCCAAGGGAATCGAAGAGCTGACCGCTGATTTTGAATACAAGGGCATGGTGGACACGGGCGCCTTGGTCGATACCGCCGTAGCCCAAAGAGCAGGAATCGGATTTATCGGCAAGAACGGCTTGGTCATCTCCAAGGAATTTGGTTCTTATATGTTTTTAGGAGAGCTCATTACCAATCTGGACATCGAGCCTGATCAGCCTGTCGACTACGGCTGCGGAGACTGCAACCGCTGCGTGACAGCCTGCCCTACTTCCTGCCTGATTGGTGACGGCAGCATGAATGCCAAGCGCTGTCTGTCCTTTCAGACTCAGGACAAGGGCGTCATGGATCTGGAATTTCGTAAGAAGATTAAGACGGTCATCTATGGCTGTGATATCTGCCAAATCTGCTGCCCTTACAATAAAGGTTTGGATAATCCTCTGGCGACAGAAATTGACCCCGACCTTTCTCATCCCGAGCTCCTGCCTTTCTTGGAGCTTTCCAACGGTCAGTTTAAGGAGAAATTCGGCCATGTAGCCGGCAGCTGGCGGGGAAAAAACATCCTGCAGCGCAATGCCATTATGGCTCTGGCAAATGCCAATGATCGCTCTGCCATTCCCAAACTGCTGGAAATTATCGACAAGGGGCAAAATCCGATTCATGTCGCTACAGCTATCTGGGCTCTGTGTCAGCTGGTGCGTGAGGTCCATCCAGAGATGATAGAACTGGTCATGAACGTCAAAAATCCGACCCCTCAAATCCAAGAAGAGCAAGGCCGTTTCCTAGAGAAATTTGGCCTAAAAGAAAAACTTATGATAGAAAACTAA
- a CDS encoding flavin reductase family protein, which yields MKRTFETRKLYFGFPVFFLGYKDDVHGYNISTSSSVYSLGSMLVIAMRTKGNAITEITKHQQFTVNVPEKDLTKESEIAGFNSRKDKFALTGLSYTIGETVDAPLVDQCPVSIECQVLDMVECGALTNVVARVTRRVVDENLIDENDAFRSDRFSPISYMGDGDGRLYRYFSDESVKMGSIIKEIRKQEEK from the coding sequence ATGAAACGTACTTTTGAAACGAGAAAACTTTACTTCGGCTTTCCAGTCTTCTTTTTAGGCTATAAGGACGATGTGCACGGCTATAATATTTCGACTTCAAGCTCGGTTTATTCCTTGGGCAGTATGCTGGTTATTGCCATGCGTACCAAGGGAAATGCCATTACAGAGATTACCAAGCACCAGCAATTCACTGTCAATGTCCCTGAGAAGGATTTGACCAAAGAGTCTGAAATTGCTGGCTTCAACAGCCGCAAGGACAAGTTTGCCCTGACCGGTCTCAGCTACACAATCGGCGAGACTGTGGATGCTCCGCTGGTAGACCAATGCCCTGTATCCATTGAGTGTCAGGTGCTGGATATGGTCGAATGCGGTGCCTTGACCAATGTCGTCGCCCGTGTCACCCGGCGCGTGGTTGATGAGAATTTGATTGATGAGAATGACGCTTTCCGCAGCGACCGCTTTTCCCCTATCAGCTACATGGGAGACGGTGATGGTCGGCTTTACCGCTATTTCAGCGACGAGTCTGTCAAGATGGGCTCCATTATCAAAGAAATCCGCAAACAAGAAGAAAAATAA
- a CDS encoding ABC transporter ATP-binding protein has product MLECRHVFKKFDGKMVVKDCNFSVQKGEMIGLMGESGSGKSTLAKLLIGLEKPSQGQVLLDGQPYSVKNSGVRILLVFQDSLHSVNPHFTVEQVLTEALPKNVAREEVEAILEDVGLDKSYLNQLARQLSGGQLQRICIARGLLLKPDVLIFDEALSGLDPIVQGRLLRLLYDLWEKYQLTYLFISHDFKLSYALCHRILVMADGEIVDEIKDFELPIQARHPVTKKLIGDMGHFS; this is encoded by the coding sequence ATGCTGGAATGTAGACATGTTTTTAAAAAATTCGATGGCAAAATGGTTGTCAAAGACTGTAACTTCTCCGTCCAGAAAGGTGAAATGATCGGTCTGATGGGCGAGAGCGGCAGTGGTAAGAGTACACTGGCTAAATTGCTGATTGGTCTAGAAAAGCCCAGTCAAGGCCAGGTCTTACTGGATGGCCAGCCCTACTCAGTCAAAAATTCTGGCGTGAGAATTTTGCTGGTTTTTCAGGACTCACTCCATTCGGTCAATCCGCATTTTACAGTCGAGCAGGTCTTGACAGAGGCCCTGCCAAAAAATGTGGCTAGAGAAGAGGTAGAAGCCATTCTAGAAGACGTCGGTCTGGATAAAAGCTATCTGAATCAGCTAGCGCGCCAGCTCAGTGGCGGCCAACTTCAACGGATTTGTATCGCCCGCGGCTTACTCTTAAAGCCAGATGTTCTCATCTTTGATGAGGCTCTGAGCGGTCTGGATCCCATTGTTCAGGGAAGGTTGTTACGCCTCCTATATGATTTGTGGGAGAAATACCAGCTGACCTATCTTTTCATCTCGCATGATTTCAAGCTGAGCTACGCTCTCTGCCATCGGATTTTAGTCATGGCAGACGGGGAAATCGTTGATGAGATAAAGGACTTTGAGCTTCCTATCCAGGCTCGTCACCCCGTGACAAAAAAGTTGATAGGCGACATGGGACATTTCAGCTGA
- a CDS encoding ATP-binding cassette domain-containing protein, translating to MEKIVVKQLTAQIEGKTILQDINFEVEAGQSLVIIGESGSGKTLLTKILIGQLPSSLSMQGEVHYGSLSLERESLKNWQQLRGRRVAYMSQNPMAMFNPFQTIQSHFWETLRSHSKISKRACLAKALASMKEVRLGEPEELLKKYPFELSGGMLQRVMLAILLCLEPETIILDEPTSALDIHNREQIILILKEQLAKGKTLITVTHDYHLARELGGKMLVMYQGAIMEEGQVAKLLESPSQTYSQDLILGNPYERLVRQDAGM from the coding sequence ATGGAAAAAATAGTTGTAAAGCAACTGACAGCCCAGATTGAGGGAAAGACCATTCTGCAGGACATCAACTTTGAAGTGGAGGCGGGTCAATCACTGGTCATCATTGGGGAGAGTGGTTCTGGTAAAACCCTCTTAACCAAGATATTGATTGGCCAGCTGCCTTCATCCTTGAGCATGCAAGGAGAAGTTCACTATGGCTCTCTGTCTCTGGAGCGCGAGTCTCTCAAGAATTGGCAGCAGCTGCGGGGGAGACGAGTGGCCTATATGTCTCAAAATCCGATGGCTATGTTCAATCCCTTTCAGACCATTCAAAGCCATTTTTGGGAAACCCTGCGCAGTCATAGCAAGATTTCAAAGAGAGCTTGTCTGGCTAAGGCCCTAGCCTCTATGAAAGAAGTCAGACTGGGAGAGCCGGAAGAACTTTTGAAGAAATATCCTTTTGAGCTCAGCGGCGGTATGTTGCAGAGGGTCATGCTGGCTATCTTGCTTTGCCTAGAGCCAGAGACCATCATTTTGGATGAGCCTACTTCGGCGCTGGACATCCACAATCGCGAGCAGATTATCCTCATCTTAAAGGAGCAGTTGGCTAAAGGAAAGACCCTCATCACAGTGACTCATGATTATCATTTGGCGCGGGAGCTGGGAGGCAAGATGCTTGTCATGTATCAGGGGGCTATCATGGAGGAAGGGCAGGTTGCTAAGCTCCTCGAAAGTCCTTCGCAGACCTATAGCCAAGACCTTATCTTAGGAAATCCATACGAACGGTTGGTGAGACAAGATGCTGGAATGTAG
- a CDS encoding ABC transporter permease, whose amino-acid sequence MSKRFIFSSVILLTLFICALFAPYLSSFDPQHVEISNKLMAPDTVHLLGTDQLGRDVLSRLLHGARYSLFLSLTISLLEVVIGVTVGLLIGWYQGKAEATFLWFANVISAFPSFLLSLATVGILGQGMTNMILAIVIIEWVYYARVTANLVKSAKEEAYVISAQTMGLSQIHILKTHILPFIYKPILIIVLMNIGNIILMISGFSFLGIGVQPNITEWGMMLHDARSHFQTATWMMLAPGLAIFLTVVAFNLFAECFEEKGWKQIWKK is encoded by the coding sequence ATGTCTAAACGATTTATTTTTTCAAGTGTCATTTTGCTGACCCTCTTCATCTGCGCTCTCTTTGCTCCCTATCTATCTTCTTTTGATCCCCAGCATGTGGAGATCTCAAACAAACTAATGGCGCCTGACACTGTTCATCTGCTGGGAACCGATCAGCTGGGCAGAGATGTCTTGTCTCGTCTGCTGCACGGGGCTCGTTATTCTCTCTTTTTATCCCTGACCATCAGTCTGCTGGAAGTGGTCATCGGTGTTACAGTCGGCTTACTGATTGGATGGTACCAAGGAAAGGCGGAAGCTACCTTCCTATGGTTTGCAAATGTTATTTCCGCCTTTCCTAGCTTCCTGCTATCGCTAGCTACTGTTGGGATATTGGGACAGGGAATGACCAATATGATTCTAGCCATTGTTATCATAGAGTGGGTCTATTATGCTCGGGTAACGGCCAATCTGGTCAAGAGTGCCAAAGAGGAAGCCTATGTCATTTCTGCCCAGACCATGGGACTCTCTCAGATTCATATCCTCAAAACTCATATCCTGCCCTTTATATACAAGCCTATTTTGATTATTGTGCTGATGAATATTGGGAATATCATTCTCATGATTTCTGGCTTTTCCTTTCTGGGAATCGGTGTCCAGCCCAACATTACCGAGTGGGGCATGATGCTGCATGATGCTAGAAGCCATTTTCAAACGGCAACTTGGATGATGCTGGCGCCCGGACTGGCTATCTTTCTGACTGTGGTCGCCTTTAATCTATTTGCCGAATGCTTTGAAGAGAAAGGCTGGAAACAGATATGGAAAAAATAG
- a CDS encoding ABC transporter permease, producing the protein MKKDLLKKIVSFLAALLMISVLTFLLAKLSSADQAENYLRVSKIQVTPQSLEKAREYLGLNQPWPQQYLSWLTKALRGDFGTSYLLKVPVLPLVLERFQSTLSLGLTSFALILLTSIPLGIFSAVYKGSLFDKVTRFLSFSSVSMPSFWLGYMLIVIFAVQLRWLPVSGKQDFSSLILPSLTLSMSLIGQYIALIRKAVLEQMNSVHVENALLRGVSKFFLVKNHLLRNSLPAIATGLSLTLVYLLTGSLIVEEVFSWNGVGSLFVDALQSVDLPIIQCCMLLFGLLFLGNNVLTQQLPLWIDPRVRKRRSNV; encoded by the coding sequence ATGAAAAAAGATTTATTAAAAAAAATAGTTTCTTTCTTAGCTGCCCTGTTGATGATATCAGTATTGACCTTTCTCTTGGCCAAGCTATCCTCGGCTGATCAAGCAGAAAATTATCTAAGGGTATCTAAGATTCAAGTGACTCCTCAATCCTTGGAAAAAGCTAGAGAATATCTGGGCCTCAATCAACCTTGGCCCCAGCAGTATCTAAGTTGGCTGACCAAGGCCCTTCGTGGGGATTTTGGAACGTCTTATCTATTAAAGGTTCCTGTCCTGCCCTTGGTGCTGGAGCGTTTCCAGTCGACCCTTTCTCTGGGCTTGACATCCTTTGCTCTCATTTTGCTTACGTCCATTCCTTTGGGAATTTTTAGTGCAGTCTACAAGGGTTCTCTCTTTGATAAGGTCACTCGCTTTTTATCCTTTTCTAGCGTTTCCATGCCCAGCTTTTGGCTAGGCTACATGCTGATTGTGATTTTTGCTGTTCAGCTCAGATGGCTGCCAGTTTCGGGCAAGCAGGATTTTAGCAGCTTGATTCTTCCTAGTCTGACCCTAAGCATGTCATTGATTGGTCAATATATTGCTTTGATCCGCAAGGCTGTGCTGGAGCAGATGAACAGTGTCCATGTCGAAAATGCCCTCCTGCGCGGAGTCAGTAAGTTCTTCCTGGTCAAGAATCATCTCTTGAGAAATTCCCTGCCAGCCATTGCGACAGGCCTGAGCCTGACCTTGGTCTATCTCTTGACAGGTTCCTTAATTGTCGAAGAAGTCTTCTCCTGGAATGGTGTCGGCTCCCTCTTTGTAGATGCGCTGCAGTCTGTGGACCTGCCCATTATCCAGTGCTGCATGCTTTTATTTGGCCTATTGTTCTTAGGAAATAATGTTCTAACCCAGCAGCTGCCGCTCTGGATAGACCCTAGAGTCAGAAAAAGGAGGAGCAATGTCTAA